TCTTGATATTTTTGATCCAGAAGCGGAAGTAGTTGAAGAATTAAAAACGCATTATCGGCGTGGTGGACTTGGTGATGTCAAATTAAAACGCCGATTGATTGATGTGTTATATACACTCATAGGACCTATTCGTGAACGTAGAGAACAGTTTGCTCAAGATCCGCAAGCGGTAATGAATATTGCGTTGGAAGGATCAGATAAAGTGCGACAGGTTGCTGCGCAAACAATGGATGAAGTACGGCGCGTAATGCGTCTCGATTACAAATAAAAAAGGAGAATTTGTGAAACGATCACAGCATTATTTTTTACCAATTGCCGTAATTTGCGGAATTATTTTTTTTGTAGGTATTACATTTATTGATACCTTGTATCGCACAAAAAACGATGCAGGAATGATGATGTCTGCAGAGGTTGTACGTTTACGTGATATTTTTCATCGTATTCATAAAACATGTACAATTATTGATTTTGATGCGCAAAAAAACCCCATTAATTTTTTGAATGTAGCAAAGTTTGCAGGTTCTGAAGTTGGACCAATGAATTTGGTTCATCCAGAAAAATGGGAAGGGCCGTATCTGCTAGATAATCCAACGTTGTACCAGATTGCGTACCAAGTAGTGTCAACAAAAAAAGGATATTATATAACTCCTGGTGATGGTGTTGAATTGCCGAATAAAAAAATTGTTGGTAAAGATATTGTTCTTGATCAAAAAGCGAATATTGATGCGATGATGATTAACCCGGATGAGTTAATGTATAAAGAGCGGCCATTGGCTGCACGCCTTGAATTGGGTGCACCGACAAATATTCAGTTTTTTTTGAATGACGATAGTGATGAAGCGTAAGTATTTGTTAATCGAGAGTTTTATATGGAAAAAATAATGGATGAATCGGCTATAGATTTAAGCAAAGTACTCAAGGCACAGGCAGTTTTTGAAAGATTTCGTCAAGACATGAGAAATGATAGAGATCAAGCGGGAGCTGTGCAAGCATTTGAGTTTTGTTATGAATTAGCATGGAAAATAATGAAGCGTTTTTTGGCTTCTAGAGGGCAAGAAACAGGATCTCCAAAAGATACATTCCGTGCAGCAGCAATTGAAAAAATAATTGATGATCCGGAAGTATGGTTTGAGTTTCAAAAAAAACGTAATCTTACAACCCATACGTATGAGCAAGAAAATTTGGAAGCTATAGTGGCAATTTTTGATCAATTTTCTGTTGAGCTTAGCACATTAATTGAGCGCTTAAAGGAAATGTCATGATCCATATGGATCCTCGTCATTGGCTTATGGTAACAGCAATTTTGCAAAAATACCCCTATACGTTTTATGCTTTTGGCTCACGCGTAAAAGGAACACACAGACCGTTATCTGATTTAGATATATGTTTTATGGACGATATTCCTTGGAATATTCGCTCGCACATTGATGAAGATTTTGAGAATTCGGATTTACCCTTTAAGGTTGATGTGGTTGATTGGAATATGTCCGATGAAAATTTTCGTGCAAAAATAGCTCCTGATCTTACGCTGATTCAAGAAGTTAAAAAGAGTTAATGTATAAAGAGCGGCCATTGGCTGCACGCCTTGAATTGGGTGCACCGACAAATATTCAGTTTTTTTTGAATGATGATAGTGACGAAGCGTAATTGATACATAACGGATAAAAAGGCCTTATATCATAAGGCCTTTTCAATTTAATCTGTTTCTGTTTCCACATAGACTGCAAAGATCCTCACAAATAAAATTAAACATAATAATATAATTCTGATCGTATCGTATGTCGTGATTATCATTGAACACACCTTTTTTTAGAGTAAAACTTTCATAAACCGCGCTTTTTCCACCACTCGTCAGTTTTGAATTCCTCGGGTACTAGCAAAGCTTGATTTTTATCCCAAGGGTCATCGAGTTGATATTCTTTTTCCAGAATATCAAACCATTCATCTCGTAGGCTTTGCGGTAATCCCTTTCCACACCAGGGACAGTTGGATATTAATCGTATGACATGTTTATTTGTCGTATTGATAGAGGATTCCCTATATTTTGGGTTATAGTTGATAAAAACTCTGGGGTCATTAATTTCTTGTTCTATTGCGTAGCAGCAATAAATTATTTTTTGGTTCATATTATCTTTAATTTTTGGTTAGACCTCAATCCAATTGCGAGGATTTGCTGGTTTACAAAATTTTAAGGTTCTTGGATTAATTGATCCCAAATGTTTGCCATTTTTAGTATAGGCTTCTATATCATTATGCAAATGATCCCACTTAATATATTTGGTTTTTTTTCCAAAAGTATCTGTTTTTGTTCTATATATATCCTCTTTATAATGTTCATAATGTTTTTTCATTGATTGAAAGAATTCTGTTTTGGAAATGGTGTTAAATACTCGTTCTTTATCGTTATCATCATCATCAGGATCAGTGCAGGGATTTCCGCAAGGGCCTACGTGTAAAGAAATATTACATTTCTGTTTTTGTTTCTGTGCATTATATAATTGAACACCAACATAACTACTCAAAACAGCAGTTCCAATAGTTATTCCCGCAAATTTAAGACCTTCGCCAAATAACCACGCAAGGCTGATTACAATTACAGGAAGAGCATTGTGCGTTAACAATTCTTGTTCAGAAACAAAAAAATTGTGAGGATCTGTTGTAGAAATATGATAAACATCAGTTGGTGGAACAGAGATTGTTTCAACCTTAAGACAAGAACAATGATTTAGATGAGCATCAAGAAGCGTTGTATTTGTAGTTATTGATTGTGCTGCAATCCATTGATTACAAGATGGATCATAAAATAACTGATTAGGTGCAGCATAGACGCATCCTTTACGTGTTGTGATAACAACTATTGTTTCTGTGGTTGTTTTTGATACATGTGTTACTGTGACGTTGGTTAGTGATGTATCATCATATCCAATGAGGTTGCCTCCAATAGTGATATTTTCTACAGGAGTAAGGTCATTACAAGTTTTAATCAGCGAACCAGAAATAATGGATGGTAACAGTATGTGTCCACAGAGAACAATGTAGCAAAGCATTAGTGCTTTAATTTTGTTGTGAAGCATGTAGAGAACCTTTTTTTTTTGGAAATAATTTTTCGAATTATAGCATAAAAAGTGCTGCGATTTTTAAGAACTAAGCCTCAAAATACAGCACTTTTTATTATTGTCCGCAAAACAGGGATAATGTGTAGTTATTCCACTGAAGAAGGGGTAACTACAAGAACCAATGATCCACTGCCATCAGCTTCATTCACCGTGATAGTAGCCGCTTGATCGAATGGTACTTCCACTGATAACCAATCGGTCATAGTGATTAATTCATCATTTTCTGCTCTTTGGAAAAATTGCGCTTGAATAGTAATATTTTCATCATTTCTTTGTGCAACA
The nucleotide sequence above comes from Candidatus Babeliales bacterium. Encoded proteins:
- a CDS encoding HI0074 family nucleotidyltransferase substrate-binding subunit, which translates into the protein MEKIMDESAIDLSKVLKAQAVFERFRQDMRNDRDQAGAVQAFEFCYELAWKIMKRFLASRGQETGSPKDTFRAAAIEKIIDDPEVWFEFQKKRNLTTHTYEQENLEAIVAIFDQFSVELSTLIERLKEMS
- a CDS encoding nucleotidyltransferase domain-containing protein, with protein sequence MIHMDPRHWLMVTAILQKYPYTFYAFGSRVKGTHRPLSDLDICFMDDIPWNIRSHIDEDFENSDLPFKVDVVDWNMSDENFRAKIAPDLTLIQEVKKS
- a CDS encoding colicin E3/pyocin S6 family cytotoxin, which produces MLHNKIKALMLCYIVLCGHILLPSIISGSLIKTCNDLTPVENITIGGNLIGYDDTSLTNVTVTHVSKTTTETIVVITTRKGCVYAAPNQLFYDPSCNQWIAAQSITTNTTLLDAHLNHCSCLKVETISVPPTDVYHISTTDPHNFFVSEQELLTHNALPVIVISLAWLFGEGLKFAGITIGTAVLSSYVGVQLYNAQKQKQKCNISLHVGPCGNPCTDPDDDDNDKERVFNTISKTEFFQSMKKHYEHYKEDIYRTKTDTFGKKTKYIKWDHLHNDIEAYTKNGKHLGSINPRTLKFCKPANPRNWIEV